A stretch of Bradyrhizobium sp. AZCC 2262 DNA encodes these proteins:
- a CDS encoding efflux RND transporter permease subunit, producing MKLTISSSLRFRYLVLALGVVLTWFGVARLRDAPVDVFPEFAPPRVEIQTICLGLSPAEVEQLVTVPLENALNGVPGIDVMRSKSVPQLSSITLIFKLGADEIRARQLVSERMALATNTLPTWAAPPFMMPPLSSTSRIMKVGITSRDKSVMDLSMLAYWNIRQRLLGVPGVANIAIWGEQLKMLQVYVDQNRMVAEDVTLDQLQEAVSDALDVGLLRYSKGAHIGTGGFIETPSQRIQVAFAGAGVTPETLAQVPVTTRSGKPLLLRDLANLEYSPQGMIGDAIINDGPGLMLIVEKFPWGNTLAVTRGVEQALESLKPGLPGVEIDTTIFRPATFVEESIDNLSHALLLGCVLVAGIILIFLYEWRTAIVCIIAIPLSLLAAGLVLYQAGATINTMTLAGFVIALGIVVDDAILDVENIMRRLRLARRGGDPRSTARIILDASLEVRAPIVYATLIVVTAVVPVLFMQGLTGSFFKPLIAAYVLAIAASLIVAMTVTPALCLILLRGVGLEGRESPVTVWLQRRYAPLLERATRTPLPAFIAVGVVTLAGIGVWPLLGHSLLPSFKERDFLMHWVTAPDTSLPEMRRITTSASKELRAIPGVRNFGAHIGQAFAADEVVGVNFGENWISISKDADYDKTHAKIEEMVEGYPGLYRDVQTYLKERMREVMTGAGEAIVVRIFGSDLGVLRDKAEEIRAALVGIPGLVNLHKELIVEVPHIQVTVNLEAARRHGLKPGDVRRASASLMAGTEVGDIFIGGRTYDVHVWTAPEARTSVDSVRNILIDSPIGPRVRLAEVADVSILPTPNIIKREASSRRIDVQANVKERDLAAVAVDVQSRLKKIAFPLGYYAVLQGEYAELRAARWRLQLFAVLALAAIFVLLQQTFDSWRLATLTFLTLPSALVGGVLAAWLAGGVISLGSLIGFLTVLGIAARNGIIMINHFQYLERHEGESFGIGLVLRGAGERLRPILMTTGAAGLAILPLIIFGNLPGHEIEYPMAVVILGGLVTSTLLNLFILPAFYLRFGRGTGRPADGLTIPEPVRVSGGA from the coding sequence ATGAAACTGACCATAAGTTCAAGTCTGCGTTTTCGATATCTCGTACTCGCCCTCGGCGTGGTGCTGACCTGGTTTGGCGTGGCGCGGCTGCGGGATGCTCCAGTGGACGTATTCCCGGAATTTGCGCCGCCTCGGGTCGAAATCCAGACGATCTGTCTCGGACTATCGCCTGCCGAGGTCGAACAACTCGTGACCGTGCCATTGGAGAACGCGCTCAACGGCGTCCCCGGCATCGACGTGATGCGGTCGAAATCCGTGCCACAGCTGTCGTCTATCACGCTGATCTTCAAGCTCGGTGCCGACGAGATCCGGGCACGGCAACTGGTCAGCGAGCGGATGGCGCTTGCGACCAATACCCTGCCGACCTGGGCCGCGCCGCCCTTCATGATGCCGCCTCTGTCCTCGACCAGCCGGATCATGAAGGTCGGCATTACGTCAAGGGACAAGTCCGTGATGGACTTGTCGATGCTCGCCTATTGGAACATCCGGCAGCGGCTCCTGGGCGTTCCCGGCGTCGCGAACATCGCGATCTGGGGCGAGCAGCTCAAAATGCTTCAGGTATATGTAGATCAGAACCGGATGGTGGCTGAGGACGTCACGCTCGACCAACTGCAGGAAGCCGTTTCCGATGCCCTTGACGTGGGACTGCTGCGCTATTCCAAAGGCGCGCATATCGGCACGGGCGGCTTCATTGAAACGCCCAGTCAACGCATTCAAGTCGCCTTCGCCGGCGCCGGCGTCACGCCGGAGACGCTCGCGCAGGTGCCGGTAACCACGCGGAGCGGGAAACCGCTGTTGCTGCGTGACCTGGCCAACCTTGAATATTCGCCCCAAGGCATGATCGGCGATGCCATTATCAATGACGGCCCAGGGCTCATGCTCATCGTCGAAAAATTCCCCTGGGGCAATACGCTTGCCGTCACCCGCGGGGTGGAGCAGGCGCTGGAGTCGTTGAAGCCGGGTCTTCCCGGGGTTGAGATCGACACGACGATCTTCCGGCCGGCGACGTTTGTCGAGGAATCGATCGACAATCTCTCACACGCTCTGCTGTTGGGCTGCGTGCTGGTCGCGGGAATCATACTCATCTTCCTCTACGAATGGCGTACCGCGATCGTCTGCATCATCGCCATTCCCTTGTCGCTGCTTGCGGCTGGGCTGGTTCTGTACCAGGCGGGCGCCACCATCAACACAATGACCCTGGCGGGCTTCGTGATCGCGTTGGGGATCGTGGTCGACGACGCGATCCTCGACGTCGAGAACATCATGCGGCGCCTGCGTCTCGCTCGGCGGGGAGGCGATCCACGAAGCACGGCCCGTATCATTCTGGACGCCTCGCTCGAGGTGCGGGCGCCGATCGTCTACGCGACCCTCATCGTTGTCACCGCGGTGGTGCCCGTCCTGTTCATGCAAGGCCTGACCGGATCCTTCTTCAAACCGCTGATTGCTGCCTATGTGCTCGCGATTGCGGCCTCGCTCATCGTGGCGATGACGGTGACTCCAGCACTCTGCCTGATCTTGCTGCGTGGCGTGGGGCTCGAAGGTCGTGAATCGCCGGTGACCGTCTGGTTGCAGCGGCGCTATGCGCCCTTGCTGGAGCGCGCTACCCGAACGCCTCTCCCGGCCTTTATTGCGGTGGGTGTCGTGACACTCGCGGGGATCGGCGTCTGGCCGTTGCTCGGGCATTCGTTGCTGCCATCGTTCAAGGAGCGCGATTTCCTGATGCACTGGGTCACCGCCCCTGACACGTCGCTTCCCGAGATGCGGCGCATTACGACCAGCGCAAGCAAGGAACTCCGCGCGATACCGGGCGTACGCAATTTCGGCGCCCATATCGGCCAGGCCTTCGCCGCCGACGAGGTCGTCGGCGTCAATTTCGGGGAGAACTGGATCAGCATCTCCAAGGACGCAGATTACGACAAAACGCACGCCAAAATCGAGGAAATGGTGGAGGGCTATCCCGGCCTCTACCGCGACGTTCAAACCTATCTGAAGGAGCGCATGCGCGAAGTCATGACCGGCGCAGGTGAGGCGATCGTCGTGCGCATTTTTGGCTCGGATCTCGGCGTTCTCAGGGACAAGGCGGAGGAGATCCGTGCGGCACTCGTGGGCATCCCTGGCCTCGTCAACTTGCACAAGGAGTTGATTGTCGAAGTGCCGCACATCCAGGTGACGGTGAACCTGGAAGCGGCACGGCGTCACGGCCTGAAGCCGGGCGATGTCCGGCGCGCCTCCGCATCCCTGATGGCCGGTACCGAGGTCGGTGACATCTTCATCGGTGGACGCACCTACGACGTGCATGTGTGGACCGCACCGGAAGCCCGCACCAGTGTCGACTCGGTCCGCAACATCCTGATTGACTCGCCGATCGGGCCGCGCGTCCGGCTGGCGGAGGTAGCCGATGTCAGCATTCTGCCGACACCAAATATCATCAAGCGCGAGGCTAGCTCTCGCCGGATCGACGTGCAGGCAAATGTCAAGGAGCGTGATCTGGCCGCCGTTGCGGTGGATGTGCAGTCGCGTCTGAAAAAGATCGCGTTTCCCCTTGGCTATTACGCGGTCCTGCAAGGCGAGTATGCGGAACTGCGCGCCGCGCGCTGGCGTCTGCAACTGTTCGCCGTGCTGGCGCTCGCCGCGATCTTCGTACTTCTGCAGCAGACGTTCGACAGCTGGCGTCTGGCTACGCTCACGTTCCTGACCCTTCCTTCGGCGCTGGTTGGCGGTGTCCTGGCGGCGTGGCTGGCGGGCGGCGTCATTTCCCTCGGCTCATTGATCGGGTTCCTGACCGTGCTCGGCATCGCCGCCCGCAACGGAATCATCATGATCAACCACTTCCAGTACCTGGAGCGTCATGAGGGAGAGTCGTTCGGGATTGGGCTCGTACTGCGCGGCGCCGGAGAGCGGTTGCGGCCGATCCTGATGACGACCGGAGCCGCCGGGCTTGCGATTCTGCCGCTGATCATTTTCGGAAACCTGCCGGGCCACGAGATCGAATATCCGATGGCGGTGGTCATTCTGGGCGGCCTCGTGACATCGACGCTGCTCAATCTGTTTATCTTGCCTGCATTCTATCTCCGTTTCGGCCGCGGCACGGGCCGGCCTGCGGACGGTCTGACGATTCCAGAACCGGTGCGAGTATCCGGGGGTGCGTGA
- a CDS encoding PepSY domain-containing protein — protein MFDKQGLDRQMKLASHQPGRLSRWRAAFMAATVLSATGFALAGGAVAGEIKDQPRFKHSRDYSSLKDWNLKAENIVPHGANPLYYPIVPGHKHVHERPDHPDGKYRKETVVLDSTEDFDITGIGKFKTAVVQEEEYLDGVLTQRALNWFALDKTTNSVYAFGEVSWEIEEGKPVFAGTWRAGELDGDMIAEPGLLMPGTFTVGGRYLFDGGRVNSGGSENMEAGIEMTVPAGTFKNCVRVREQGLRELHDITDKIWCPVVGVVSDTSDGKLIVTNALPKDNPASDVSSVGTLRDKPLKYTPPVAKISGDQATKIALAEVPGKATSVTIERKKGKNVYVVEIQTPKDGEKDVFVDIESGKIVGTD, from the coding sequence ATGTTCGACAAGCAAGGTTTGGACAGACAGATGAAGCTGGCGAGCCATCAACCTGGTCGCCTGTCAAGGTGGCGTGCCGCGTTCATGGCGGCCACGGTTCTGAGCGCTACTGGCTTTGCGCTGGCTGGAGGCGCGGTGGCAGGCGAGATCAAAGACCAACCGCGCTTTAAGCACAGCCGGGATTATTCGTCGCTGAAGGACTGGAATCTGAAAGCCGAGAATATCGTCCCACACGGGGCTAACCCGCTTTATTACCCGATCGTGCCGGGCCACAAGCACGTGCATGAGCGGCCCGATCACCCGGACGGCAAATACCGCAAGGAGACTGTGGTCCTGGATTCCACGGAGGATTTCGATATTACCGGCATCGGAAAATTCAAGACCGCGGTTGTGCAGGAAGAAGAATATCTCGATGGCGTCCTGACACAGCGCGCGCTCAATTGGTTCGCGCTCGATAAGACGACCAACAGCGTCTATGCCTTCGGCGAAGTGAGTTGGGAGATCGAGGAAGGCAAGCCGGTTTTCGCGGGCACTTGGCGAGCGGGCGAACTCGATGGTGACATGATCGCCGAACCGGGCCTGTTAATGCCTGGTACGTTCACCGTGGGCGGCCGTTATCTATTCGACGGCGGCCGCGTGAATTCTGGCGGTTCCGAAAACATGGAGGCTGGGATCGAAATGACGGTTCCGGCCGGGACCTTCAAGAACTGCGTCCGGGTTCGCGAGCAAGGTCTGCGCGAGCTGCACGACATCACCGACAAAATCTGGTGTCCGGTGGTTGGGGTCGTTAGCGATACATCCGACGGCAAGCTCATCGTTACCAACGCGCTGCCGAAGGACAATCCGGCCTCGGACGTTTCAAGCGTCGGGACGCTTCGCGACAAGCCGCTGAAGTATACGCCGCCCGTCGCGAAGATCTCGGGAGACCAGGCGACGAAGATCGCGCTCGCGGAGGTCCCTGGCAAGGCCACCTCCGTGACGATCGAGCGGAAGAAAGGCAAGAATGTCTACGTGGTCGAAATCCAGACGCCGAAGGATGGCGAGAAGGATGTCTTTGTCGACATCGAGTCCGGAAAGATCGTCGGAACGGACTGA
- a CDS encoding PepSY domain-containing protein — MKRTIRWNLLASLLLVPAMAVAQAQQPGPSKERAPPAAKVTKEQAKKIALERIPGEVTDVVIEKKGGKNVYVIEIQSPEQGEKDVFVDIETGKIVGTD, encoded by the coding sequence GTGAAGAGGACGATCCGCTGGAACCTGCTCGCCAGTCTTCTTCTTGTGCCAGCCATGGCCGTCGCGCAGGCGCAGCAGCCGGGCCCTTCGAAAGAGCGTGCGCCTCCCGCGGCAAAGGTCACGAAAGAACAGGCGAAGAAGATTGCGCTTGAACGCATCCCCGGTGAAGTCACGGACGTCGTGATCGAGAAGAAGGGCGGCAAGAATGTCTACGTGATCGAGATCCAGTCACCGGAACAGGGCGAGAAGGACGTCTTCGTCGACATCGAGACCGGAAAGATTGTCGGGACGGACTGA
- a CDS encoding peptidoglycan-binding protein — MVANRVNVLWAILGVVGGMALGAWYMGSRIQSPAEVAARTAAPEPSLILVPVESRVLSTDVVTRGTVRFGLPQPISIAPSTVKGAIGLISSLPRPNTQFGEGEVIMSASGRPVFVLRGEAPAFRDMAPGTSGGDVRQLEEALARLGFDPGTVDGNYDQKTSAAVERMYQKAKWDPFGPTREQRAAIQALEREWSDAARGRLAAEATRDTALKAVAAARAVADQNTRQAALDSAARVGDSRQLADARAGKSLALETERARASHSASAATADVAAQVADRALIVLDPRQTETARAAAEAKLKVARAAQRKAKLEADLAIQTAEREIGLVERRIQVAEAAVNAARLEGERSVRAALEQQTLAEFDVKVASERAERLDRELAAARAKLGVQVPADEVVFIPSLPIRVHEVTAAVAASASGSVMSVTDNQLSIDSQLPLEAAPLVKSGMKVGIDEQALGIKATGVVETVATTPGTRGVDGYHFYLGVRVETTPVLLAGFSVRLTIPIETSKGAVTAVPTSAVSLAADGTSRVLVDRGGKQEYVTVQPGLSTGGYVEVNSPDGRLVPGQLVVVGYKASETAAVK; from the coding sequence ATGGTCGCGAACCGCGTAAACGTTCTCTGGGCCATTCTGGGCGTGGTTGGAGGCATGGCGCTTGGCGCCTGGTACATGGGCTCCAGAATCCAGTCGCCGGCCGAGGTAGCTGCGCGCACCGCGGCGCCCGAGCCATCCCTGATCCTCGTGCCTGTCGAGTCGCGCGTATTGAGTACCGATGTCGTCACCCGCGGTACGGTGCGCTTCGGGCTGCCGCAGCCGATTTCGATCGCGCCTTCGACGGTCAAAGGTGCGATTGGACTGATCTCGTCGCTGCCGCGACCAAATACGCAATTTGGCGAAGGCGAAGTGATTATGTCCGCATCCGGCCGTCCGGTCTTCGTCCTGCGCGGCGAAGCGCCGGCTTTCCGCGACATGGCGCCCGGAACCAGCGGTGGCGACGTGCGCCAGCTCGAAGAAGCTCTGGCCCGTCTTGGCTTCGATCCGGGAACGGTCGATGGCAACTATGATCAAAAGACGTCGGCCGCGGTCGAGCGCATGTATCAGAAGGCCAAGTGGGACCCGTTCGGACCGACGCGCGAACAGCGCGCTGCCATCCAGGCGCTCGAACGAGAGTGGTCGGATGCCGCGCGCGGCCGACTTGCGGCCGAGGCCACGCGCGACACCGCGCTGAAAGCGGTCGCCGCCGCGCGGGCTGTCGCGGATCAGAATACGCGCCAGGCCGCTCTCGACAGCGCGGCGCGTGTCGGCGATAGCCGCCAGCTGGCCGACGCACGGGCAGGCAAATCCCTCGCGCTTGAAACCGAGCGCGCACGGGCATCGCACTCCGCGAGCGCGGCAACGGCCGACGTCGCCGCGCAGGTCGCCGATCGTGCCCTGATCGTTCTCGATCCGCGCCAAACCGAAACGGCGCGGGCTGCGGCCGAGGCCAAGCTGAAAGTGGCGCGTGCCGCGCAACGCAAGGCAAAGCTCGAAGCCGATCTGGCGATTCAGACCGCAGAGCGCGAGATCGGCCTGGTCGAACGACGGATTCAGGTCGCCGAGGCAGCCGTGAACGCCGCCCGCCTGGAAGGCGAGCGCAGCGTACGCGCGGCGCTGGAACAACAAACGCTCGCCGAATTCGACGTCAAGGTCGCCAGCGAACGGGCAGAGCGGCTGGACCGCGAACTGGCGGCGGCGCGCGCGAAGCTTGGCGTGCAGGTTCCAGCCGACGAGGTGGTGTTCATCCCGTCGCTGCCGATCCGCGTCCACGAAGTGACCGCTGCGGTCGCCGCCAGTGCTTCCGGGTCGGTGATGAGTGTGACGGACAACCAGCTCAGTATTGACTCGCAACTACCACTTGAAGCCGCGCCGTTGGTGAAGTCCGGAATGAAGGTCGGGATCGACGAGCAGGCACTTGGGATCAAGGCAACTGGTGTCGTTGAGACGGTCGCCACCACACCCGGCACACGCGGCGTGGACGGGTACCACTTCTACCTCGGGGTCAGGGTGGAGACCACGCCGGTGCTCCTGGCAGGGTTTTCCGTCCGTCTGACAATCCCGATCGAAACTTCGAAGGGCGCGGTCACTGCGGTTCCGACGAGCGCAGTGTCGCTTGCCGCGGACGGAACATCGCGCGTGCTGGTCGATCGCGGCGGTAAGCAGGAATACGTCACGGTACAGCCGGGGCTTTCAACGGGGGGCTATGTCGAGGTGAACAGCCCCGATGGGCGCCTCGTCCCCGGCCAACTCGTGGTGGTGGGCTACAAAGCGTCCGAGACAGCAGCGGTGAAATGA
- a CDS encoding ABC transporter ATP-binding protein/permease, producing MRLAENIRGALPIKAAAADLDPDHVLDLRKVCKQFGTDPAVDALVDVDLVLRRGEWLSITGPSGSGKSTLLNILGCLDRPTRGKYLFDGIETTKLSENERAGLRSRRIGFIFQSFHLLPYRTVLENVMLAEVYRRHTGRGRRERALEEIRRVGLAHRADFLPSKLSGGECQRVAIARALMGSPSLLLCDEPTGNLDSKNTESILNFFTELNKEGMTIVVVTHDENVACRGSRRVNMKDGELFGGGEPALPVSSRARIAASGITARDLVAEAIAGVIARPARMALTVLGIVIGMSALVATIGLTRTAGNRIISQFDQLAATELFISARPGLATGTIDPRAIPWDAPERLARLNGVVAAGLLSDVNVHDMLVSASPVVDPANQTAFKLAVRAASPDLFRAVRADLASGRFIDGGHSARAERVAILGPDAARRLGIAGVERLPAIYVGDHLYLVIGVLRDVVRKPELLGSVIIPEGTARQHFSLFGPGMVVVETKIGAASLIALQARAALRPDDPRALRVQLPQEPRRVRDDVQTDLNMMFLLLGGLSLVVGALGIANITLVGVMERTAEIGLRRAIGATRRHIAAQFLIESASMGIVGGLLGSSVGVLIVVGVSAYQVWTPVLDPVAPLLAPAVGGLIGLLSGVYPASRAAALEPAEAFRH from the coding sequence ATGAGGCTCGCCGAAAACATACGCGGGGCGTTGCCGATCAAAGCGGCAGCCGCCGATCTCGATCCCGATCATGTGCTCGACCTGCGTAAGGTGTGCAAGCAATTCGGGACCGATCCCGCGGTCGATGCATTAGTCGATGTCGACCTCGTGCTGCGGCGCGGCGAATGGCTGTCGATAACCGGTCCATCCGGCTCGGGGAAATCGACGCTGTTGAACATCCTGGGTTGCCTCGACCGGCCGACGCGCGGAAAGTACCTCTTTGACGGTATTGAAACGACAAAGCTGAGCGAGAATGAGCGGGCCGGATTGCGCAGCCGGCGTATTGGATTCATCTTTCAGTCGTTTCACCTCCTGCCGTACCGTACCGTCCTTGAGAACGTCATGCTGGCAGAAGTTTATCGCCGGCACACCGGACGCGGGCGGCGCGAACGGGCACTGGAGGAAATCCGTCGCGTCGGGCTCGCGCATCGCGCGGATTTTCTGCCGTCCAAATTGTCAGGCGGTGAGTGTCAGCGGGTAGCAATCGCCCGGGCTTTGATGGGGTCGCCGAGCTTGCTGCTGTGCGACGAGCCGACCGGCAATCTTGATTCCAAGAACACCGAGTCGATCCTGAACTTCTTCACCGAACTGAACAAGGAAGGCATGACGATTGTCGTCGTCACGCACGACGAAAATGTGGCGTGCCGGGGCTCGCGCCGGGTCAACATGAAGGATGGCGAGCTGTTTGGTGGAGGCGAGCCAGCATTGCCAGTTTCGTCCAGGGCGCGCATTGCGGCGTCGGGGATCACAGCGCGCGACCTTGTTGCTGAGGCAATCGCCGGGGTGATCGCGCGGCCGGCACGGATGGCGCTAACGGTGCTTGGCATCGTGATCGGCATGTCGGCGCTGGTCGCCACCATCGGCCTTACTCGAACCGCCGGCAACCGTATCATCAGTCAGTTCGATCAGCTCGCAGCCACGGAACTCTTTATTTCGGCGCGGCCGGGATTGGCGACCGGCACGATTGATCCGCGTGCCATTCCATGGGACGCGCCGGAACGACTCGCCCGGTTGAACGGCGTGGTGGCTGCAGGCCTGCTCAGCGACGTCAATGTCCACGACATGCTCGTCAGCGCCTCACCTGTGGTGGATCCCGCCAATCAGACCGCATTCAAATTGGCGGTGCGCGCCGCCTCGCCGGATTTGTTCCGCGCGGTGCGCGCTGACCTTGCCTCGGGACGATTCATCGACGGCGGGCATTCAGCACGCGCTGAACGCGTCGCGATTCTCGGTCCCGATGCCGCGCGTCGTCTGGGCATCGCTGGCGTCGAGCGGCTGCCCGCGATCTATGTCGGCGATCACCTCTATCTCGTGATCGGTGTCCTTCGCGATGTTGTCCGAAAGCCGGAACTTCTCGGCTCGGTCATCATTCCCGAGGGCACGGCGCGACAGCACTTCAGCCTGTTCGGGCCTGGCATGGTGGTCGTGGAGACCAAGATCGGTGCTGCTTCCCTGATCGCGCTGCAGGCGCGGGCGGCGCTGCGGCCGGACGACCCGCGCGCGCTTCGCGTGCAGCTGCCGCAGGAGCCGCGGCGCGTACGCGATGACGTGCAGACCGACCTCAATATGATGTTCCTGCTGCTGGGCGGCCTGTCGCTCGTGGTCGGCGCGCTCGGCATCGCAAACATCACTTTGGTGGGCGTGATGGAGCGAACGGCGGAGATCGGACTGCGCCGCGCCATTGGCGCGACGCGTCGCCACATCGCAGCACAATTCCTTATCGAGAGCGCGTCCATGGGTATTGTGGGGGGGCTGCTCGGATCCAGCGTCGGTGTGCTGATCGTGGTGGGCGTTTCGGCGTATCAGGTCTGGACCCCGGTGCTCGACCCGGTCGCGCCCTTGCTTGCGCCAGCCGTCGGCGGCCTGATCGGTCTGCTGTCCGGAGTCTATCCCGCCTCGCGGGCCGCCGCCCTCGAGCCGGCCGAAGCATTCCGACACTAG
- a CDS encoding xanthine dehydrogenase family protein molybdopterin-binding subunit encodes MPEPSTAVKNFPRRDARDKLRGHTRYTVDRGRPGMLHATLLRANTPSARIVRIDASEARKMPGVRAIVSAVDAPGRHGIGIADHPLFATGRIRYDGEPIAAVAAETLAQARAAAAAIVVELEPLPAVISMADALAPDAPLVHPDWRSYEVLLEGGARAGNVAWEATVVRGDVDAAFARSDVAIVESVYRVGRQNHVSFEPRAVIASYEDGRFHIETSTQVPWSVRNATARLLNVPPSQIRVTVPAVGGGFGLKFDCALEPFAALLARAAERPVRLVNSRQEEMLTCLCRENAEIRIRSAVTKEGEIVGREAVVLMDCGAYGGEQIFLTTMTAHTLGGNYRLGAVRLASRAIYTNTAPNGAFRACNGVYNTFALERHTDEICAAIGIDPLAFRRHAVLGDGDLGSTGQVFESDVLGPMLDRMAELRTAKPSKRPMAGPRLYGRATTVGTWFVFVGPSAATINLNADGSATLVTSGVEIGSGSMMQALPQIVSNALGLRPEDVIVRAADTDAGGYDVGVGGGRTTVSLGAASMAACVEVRRKLLEVASEMLEVAPGDLVLADGRVEIIGIKGSGATIVEVAERAQRVVGPISGSGSFTGPGVVAMPGCATGHFIDAIDIPVFAVHECEVAVDPETGHVEVLSYAVVQDVGRALNPRAIYGQIQGGVVQGLGYALHEEISIGAKGRIDQTGFETYRTPLAQDVVPVEISLYEGAPSIGPLGTKGAGEVPILNVAAAIACAVSNATGRPVQELPLTPPHVLALLLGNKPSLELPHISASWRDNVFAEPSCVARAP; translated from the coding sequence ATGCCGGAACCGTCCACCGCCGTGAAGAATTTTCCCAGACGCGACGCCCGTGACAAACTCAGGGGCCACACGCGTTACACCGTCGACCGCGGACGTCCAGGGATGCTCCACGCTACGCTGCTGCGCGCCAATACGCCATCCGCCAGGATCGTGCGCATCGACGCTTCCGAAGCCCGGAAGATGCCGGGCGTTCGTGCGATCGTCAGCGCCGTCGATGCGCCCGGGCGCCATGGCATCGGCATTGCGGACCATCCGCTGTTCGCGACCGGCCGCATCCGCTACGACGGCGAGCCGATCGCGGCGGTGGCCGCAGAGACTTTGGCGCAGGCCCGGGCCGCGGCGGCGGCAATTGTCGTGGAACTCGAGCCTTTGCCAGCGGTCATATCGATGGCCGACGCGCTGGCGCCGGACGCGCCGCTGGTGCATCCCGACTGGCGCAGTTACGAAGTCCTTCTGGAAGGCGGCGCGCGCGCCGGCAATGTAGCCTGGGAGGCGACGGTCGTCCGCGGCGACGTCGACGCCGCGTTTGCGCGCAGCGACGTCGCGATCGTCGAAAGCGTGTATCGGGTCGGGCGGCAAAACCACGTGTCCTTTGAGCCGCGCGCGGTGATCGCCTCCTACGAGGATGGCCGGTTCCATATCGAAACGTCGACTCAGGTGCCCTGGTCGGTCCGCAACGCGACGGCGCGGCTGTTGAATGTGCCGCCCTCCCAGATCCGGGTCACCGTTCCGGCGGTCGGCGGCGGATTTGGATTGAAATTCGATTGCGCACTCGAACCCTTCGCGGCGCTGCTGGCGCGGGCGGCGGAAAGACCGGTTCGGCTTGTGAATTCCCGGCAGGAGGAGATGCTCACCTGCCTGTGTCGGGAAAACGCCGAGATCCGGATCCGGTCCGCCGTCACCAAAGAAGGCGAGATCGTCGGCCGGGAAGCCGTAGTGCTGATGGATTGCGGCGCCTATGGCGGCGAACAGATATTCCTGACGACGATGACGGCGCATACTTTGGGCGGCAATTATCGGCTCGGGGCAGTGCGGCTTGCCAGCCGCGCAATCTATACCAATACGGCGCCCAATGGCGCGTTTCGCGCCTGCAACGGCGTTTACAACACCTTCGCCCTTGAGCGGCATACCGACGAAATCTGCGCGGCGATCGGCATCGATCCGTTGGCGTTTCGACGACACGCCGTTCTCGGCGACGGGGATTTGGGTTCGACCGGCCAGGTATTTGAAAGCGACGTTCTCGGCCCGATGCTCGATCGCATGGCCGAATTGCGCACCGCGAAGCCGTCGAAAAGACCGATGGCGGGGCCGCGGCTCTATGGCCGCGCGACGACGGTCGGGACTTGGTTCGTCTTCGTCGGACCTTCCGCAGCGACTATCAATCTCAACGCCGATGGCAGCGCAACGCTGGTCACGTCGGGCGTTGAGATCGGATCCGGCTCAATGATGCAGGCGCTGCCTCAAATCGTCTCCAACGCACTTGGGCTACGTCCCGAAGACGTCATCGTGCGTGCGGCCGACACCGATGCCGGGGGCTATGATGTCGGCGTCGGCGGCGGACGAACCACCGTGTCGCTCGGCGCCGCGAGCATGGCCGCATGCGTGGAAGTGCGCCGGAAGCTCTTGGAGGTCGCCTCGGAGATGCTGGAGGTGGCGCCCGGCGATCTTGTCCTCGCGGACGGCCGCGTTGAAATCATCGGCATCAAGGGATCGGGCGCGACGATCGTTGAGGTCGCCGAACGCGCGCAACGTGTGGTTGGCCCGATATCGGGCAGCGGATCATTCACCGGACCGGGCGTCGTGGCGATGCCCGGTTGCGCTACCGGCCATTTCATCGACGCGATAGATATTCCCGTGTTCGCCGTTCACGAATGCGAAGTCGCGGTGGATCCCGAGACGGGTCACGTCGAAGTGCTGAGTTACGCCGTCGTCCAGGATGTCGGCCGAGCGTTGAACCCCCGCGCCATCTATGGCCAGATACAGGGCGGTGTCGTGCAGGGATTAGGATACGCCCTGCATGAGGAGATTTCGATAGGCGCGAAGGGCCGAATAGACCAAACAGGCTTCGAGACCTACCGAACGCCGCTGGCGCAGGACGTCGTGCCCGTGGAAATCAGCCTCTATGAAGGCGCGCCGTCGATCGGACCTTTGGGCACCAAGGGCGCCGGCGAAGTTCCCATTCTCAACGTCGCGGCGGCGATTGCTTGCGCCGTGTCCAATGCCACGGGTCGACCCGTCCAGGAACTACCGCTGACACCACCGCATGTCCTGGCGCTGCTTTTGGGGAACAAGCCCTCTCTCGAACTGCCGCATATCTCGGCTTCGTGGCGGGATAATGTGTTTGCTGAGCCTTCATGTGTCGCGCGCGCTCCATGA